Proteins encoded by one window of Ictidomys tridecemlineatus isolate mIctTri1 chromosome 7, mIctTri1.hap1, whole genome shotgun sequence:
- the LOC144365695 gene encoding uncharacterized protein LOC144365695 encodes MGNTLTTPLSLTLDHWQDVQKRANNLSVTVKKKKWKTLCASEWPTFNTSWPPEGTFNIDSILQVKSRIFIQGPQGHPDQIPYIITWEDLASTPPSWVAPFSPPKSPSSSSPLEPSAPLLPVPPLLPPQTSQLYPVLDKSETSTKPGATPKKVLPPEDSALIDLLADEPPPYQPQPLPALGSNPPSSEEEEDDQEGPTASAPPDPSPMVGQLRGRRDHTAPGDTSRVLPLRQMGGPNGQYQYWPFSASDLYNWKTHNPSFAKDPVALTSLIESILVTHQPRRNKKFFWKLAKMYQGMMGDLPNSQI; translated from the coding sequence ATGGGGAACACCCTAACTACCCCTTTGAGCCTTACTCTAGATCATTGGCAGGACGTCCAAAAGCGCGCAAACAACTTGTCCGTGACggtcaaaaagaagaaatggaaaactctctgtgcctcagaatggcctACATTCAATACCAGCTGGCCTCCTGAAGGAACCTTTAACATTGATTCTATCTTACAGGTGAAGTCTCGAATCTTCATCCAAGGTCCTCAGGGACACCCTGATCAAATACCCTATATTATTACTTGGGAAGATTTAGCTTCCACGCCACCCTCCTGGGtagctcctttctctcctcctaagtctccttcttcttcttctcccctcgAGCCCTCTGCCCCTCTCCTTCCAGTTCCTCCTCTTCTACCCCCTCAAacctcccaactttaccctgttcTCGACAAATCTGAAACTTCAACTAAGCCAGGGGCAACACCAAAGAAGGTTTTGCCACCAGAAGACTCAGCCCTAATTGACCTGCTAGCTGATGAGCCTCCTCCTtatcagccccagcccttgccagCCCTTGGGTCCAATCCACCTTCCtcggaggaagaagaagatgacCAAGAGGGTCCAACAGCCAGTGCTCCCCCAGATCCATCCCCCATGGTGGGACAGCTCCGAGGACGACGGGATCACACTGCACCAGGGGACACTTCTAGAGTTCTCCCCCTGCGGCAAATGGGGGGTCCCAATGGCCAATATCAGTATTGGCCATTCTCAGCCTCTGACCTTTATAACTGGAAAACTCATAATCCTTCCTTTGCTAAAGACCCTGTAGCTTTAACCTCTCTGATTGAATCTATTCTAGTGACTCACCAGCCaaggagaaacaaaaagttctttTGGAAGCTCGCAAAAATGTACCAGGGGATGATGGGCGACCTACCCAACTCCCAAATTTGA